A single region of the Cereibacter sphaeroides 2.4.1 genome encodes:
- a CDS encoding ABC transporter substrate-binding protein yields MGEHKMKKALILSTALSAVAFAASAEQITVMSWGGAYTTSQVEAFHKPFTAETGIGVVSVDADNPATPLKAMVEAKNVSVDVVDVNTSDAVRLCDEGQLEEIDPAMLPAAPDGTPATEDFLPGALSDCAVGNIVYSMIVAYDESKFPNEKPKTIGDFFDTEKFPGKRAMWKSAKTTLEMALMGDGVPAAEVYDVMGTPEGVDRAFAKLDAIKGDLIWWEAGAQPVQLLADGEVAMTTAYNGRIFAAAVSENKPFVPIWDGQVYEYDLFVIPKGAPNLEAAKKFVAFATGTQPLADQAKWISYGPARKSSAPLVGLYQDGKTEMGPNMPTAEANLTNALPSSYEFWVDHDTELEERFNAWLASN; encoded by the coding sequence GGCCTTCGCCGCCTCGGCGGAGCAGATCACCGTGATGTCCTGGGGCGGCGCCTACACGACCAGTCAGGTCGAGGCGTTCCACAAGCCCTTCACCGCCGAGACCGGCATCGGTGTGGTCTCGGTCGATGCCGACAATCCGGCCACGCCGCTCAAGGCCATGGTCGAAGCGAAGAACGTCAGCGTCGACGTGGTCGATGTGAACACGTCCGACGCCGTGCGCCTCTGCGACGAGGGCCAGCTTGAGGAGATCGATCCGGCGATGCTGCCGGCCGCGCCCGACGGCACGCCCGCGACCGAGGATTTCCTGCCCGGCGCTCTCAGCGACTGCGCCGTGGGCAACATCGTCTATTCGATGATCGTGGCCTACGACGAGTCGAAGTTCCCGAACGAAAAGCCCAAGACCATCGGCGATTTCTTCGACACCGAGAAGTTCCCGGGCAAGCGCGCCATGTGGAAAAGCGCCAAGACCACGCTCGAGATGGCGCTGATGGGCGACGGCGTGCCTGCGGCCGAAGTCTATGATGTGATGGGCACGCCCGAAGGCGTCGACCGCGCCTTCGCCAAGCTCGACGCGATCAAGGGCGACCTGATCTGGTGGGAGGCGGGCGCCCAGCCGGTCCAGCTTCTCGCCGATGGCGAGGTGGCCATGACCACGGCCTACAACGGCCGGATCTTCGCGGCGGCGGTCAGCGAGAACAAGCCCTTCGTGCCGATCTGGGACGGACAGGTCTACGAATACGACCTGTTCGTGATCCCGAAGGGCGCGCCGAACCTCGAAGCGGCCAAGAAGTTCGTGGCCTTCGCGACCGGCACCCAGCCGCTCGCGGACCAGGCCAAGTGGATCAGCTACGGTCCCGCGCGCAAATCCTCGGCGCCGCTGGTCGGGCTCTATCAGGACGGCAAGACCGAGATGGGTCCGAACATGCCGACGGCCGAGGCGAACCTGACCAATGCTCTGCCCTCGTCCTACGAGTTCTGGGTCGATCACGACACCGAACTGGAAGAGCGCTTCAACGCCTGGCTGGCGTCGAACTGA
- a CDS encoding ABC transporter permease — protein sequence MADATAQIAAAGTERLTTADGRPLKSALARAQARARRRAFLLVLPLLLFVVVTFIVPIGQMLHRSIHNDGFAANMPQLTQWFAETEPGTEPDEAAYAALAADLKAAAEAKTIGVVGTRVNYEMAGTRSLFTSTGRKARNFEPPYRAAILEADEKWANPDLWGTMRQVSRAYSPNFFLAAVDLARDNEGNIVRAPAERRVYVMLFERTFLIVGLITFLCLLLGYPVAHLLATLPLRTSNLLMILVLLPFWTSLLVRTTSWIVLLQGQGVVNNTLVATGLISDSSRIQMIYNQAGTIIAMTHILLPFMILPLYSVMRPIPPSYVRAARSLGASSWTAFRRVYLPQTLPGIGAGALLVFILGVGYYITPALVGGASGQLISNLIAFHMQDSLNWSLAAALAAVLLGAVLVLYWLYDRLVGIDNLKLG from the coding sequence ATGGCCGACGCAACCGCCCAGATCGCTGCCGCCGGGACCGAGCGGCTCACCACCGCGGACGGGCGCCCGCTCAAATCCGCGCTCGCGCGCGCTCAGGCCCGCGCCCGACGCCGCGCCTTCCTTCTGGTGCTGCCGCTGCTGCTGTTCGTCGTGGTGACCTTCATCGTCCCGATCGGCCAGATGCTGCACCGCTCGATCCACAACGACGGCTTCGCGGCCAACATGCCGCAGCTCACGCAGTGGTTCGCGGAGACCGAGCCGGGGACGGAGCCCGACGAGGCGGCCTATGCCGCGCTCGCCGCCGATCTCAAGGCCGCGGCCGAGGCCAAGACGATCGGCGTCGTGGGCACGCGCGTGAACTACGAGATGGCGGGCACCCGCTCGCTCTTCACCTCGACCGGGCGGAAGGCCAGGAACTTCGAGCCACCCTACCGCGCGGCGATCCTCGAGGCGGACGAGAAATGGGCCAACCCCGACCTCTGGGGCACGATGCGCCAGGTCTCGCGGGCCTACTCCCCGAACTTCTTCCTCGCCGCCGTCGATCTCGCCCGCGACAACGAGGGCAACATCGTCCGCGCTCCGGCCGAGCGCCGCGTCTATGTCATGCTGTTCGAGCGCACCTTCCTGATCGTGGGCCTCATCACCTTCCTCTGCCTGCTGCTCGGCTATCCGGTGGCCCATTTGCTGGCGACCCTGCCGCTGCGCACCTCGAACCTCCTGATGATCCTCGTCCTGCTGCCCTTCTGGACCTCGCTTCTGGTCAGGACCACCTCCTGGATCGTGCTCCTGCAGGGGCAGGGGGTGGTGAACAACACGCTGGTGGCCACCGGCCTCATCTCGGACTCGAGCCGGATCCAGATGATCTACAACCAGGCCGGCACGATCATCGCGATGACGCATATCCTGCTGCCCTTCATGATCCTGCCGCTCTATTCCGTGATGCGCCCGATCCCGCCCTCCTACGTCCGGGCCGCGCGCTCGCTCGGCGCCTCCAGCTGGACGGCCTTCCGCAGGGTCTATCTGCCGCAGACCCTGCCGGGCATCGGCGCGGGCGCGCTGCTCGTCTTCATCCTCGGCGTGGGCTACTACATCACCCCCGCCCTTGTCGGAGGCGCCTCGGGGCAGCTCATCTCGAACCTGATCGCCTTTCACATGCAGGACAGCCTGAACTGGTCGCTCGCTGCCGCCCTCGCGGCCGTGCTGCTCGGCGCGGTGCTGGTCCTCTACTGGCTCTACGACCGCCTCGTCGGCATCGACAATCTGAAGCTGGGCTGA
- a CDS encoding ABC transporter permease, whose product MALPVYASPLERLWYYSYRVLCGLIFLFLIAPILIVIPLSFNVEPYFTFTEKMLSLDPDGYSLRWYDTLLTFGMANPEAPRDSSWWMDVWNNAAWVRAAKNSVIIGVSSTVVATVLGTVAALGLSRPEMPYRRAIMAILISPMIVPIIITATGLFFFYSATGLAGSYVGVVLAHATLGIPFVIITVTATLVGFDRSLTRAAASLGASPTTTFFKVTMPLILPGVISGALFAFVTSFDEVVVVLFVAAHDQQTIPRQMWNGIREQISPAILSVATILVIVSVLLLATVELLRRRSERLRGISG is encoded by the coding sequence ATGGCTCTTCCCGTCTACGCCAGCCCGCTCGAGCGCCTCTGGTATTACAGCTACCGCGTCCTCTGCGGGCTGATCTTCCTGTTCCTGATCGCGCCGATCCTGATCGTCATCCCGCTCAGCTTCAACGTCGAGCCCTACTTCACCTTCACCGAGAAGATGCTGTCGCTCGATCCCGACGGCTATTCGCTGCGCTGGTACGACACGCTCCTGACCTTCGGCATGGCCAATCCCGAGGCTCCGCGCGACTCCTCCTGGTGGATGGATGTGTGGAACAACGCGGCCTGGGTGCGGGCGGCGAAGAATTCGGTCATCATCGGCGTCTCCTCGACGGTGGTCGCGACCGTGCTCGGCACCGTGGCGGCCTTGGGCCTCTCGCGCCCCGAGATGCCCTACCGGCGCGCGATCATGGCGATCCTGATCTCGCCCATGATCGTGCCGATCATCATCACCGCCACGGGCCTCTTCTTCTTCTATTCCGCGACGGGTCTCGCGGGCAGCTATGTGGGCGTGGTGCTGGCCCATGCGACCCTGGGCATCCCCTTTGTCATCATCACCGTGACCGCGACCCTCGTGGGCTTCGACCGCTCGCTCACCCGGGCCGCCGCCTCGCTCGGGGCCAGCCCCACCACCACCTTCTTCAAGGTCACGATGCCGCTCATCCTGCCCGGCGTGATCTCCGGCGCCCTCTTCGCCTTCGTCACCTCCTTCGATGAGGTGGTGGTCGTGCTCTTCGTTGCGGCCCACGACCAGCAGACGATCCCGCGCCAGATGTGGAACGGCATCCGCGAGCAGATCAGCCCGGCGATTCTCTCGGTGGCCACCATCCTCGTCATCGTGTCGGTGCTCCTCCTTGCCACGGTCGAGCTGCTCCGCCGCCGCTCGGAGAGGCTCCGCGGCATCTCCGGCTGA
- the rpmG gene encoding 50S ribosomal protein L33, which yields MAKPTTIKIRLNSTAGTGHFYVTKKNARTMTDKMVVRKYDPVKREHVEYKEGKIK from the coding sequence ATGGCGAAGCCGACGACGATCAAGATCCGGCTGAACTCGACGGCGGGCACCGGGCACTTCTACGTGACCAAGAAGAACGCCCGCACCATGACCGACAAGATGGTCGTGCGGAAGTACGATCCGGTCAAGCGCGAGCATGTCGAATACAAGGAAGGCAAGATCAAGTAA
- a CDS encoding GNAT family N-acetyltransferase, with protein MTVAGLHLRLARPGDLSAVDALFAHSYARLIRADYPPSVLVTAVPRLARAQPALLASGRYWLAETEGGILAAGGWSPRGAAEGEIRHLVTRASHVRQGIASALLSRSIAQAAAEGILRLHCLATRTAVPFYERMGFRRLGEVSVPLGPGVAFPSERMLRAP; from the coding sequence GTGACCGTCGCCGGCCTGCATCTGCGCCTCGCGCGCCCCGGGGATCTGTCGGCGGTGGATGCGCTCTTCGCCCACAGCTACGCCCGGCTCATCCGGGCCGACTATCCGCCGTCGGTGCTGGTGACCGCCGTGCCGCGCCTCGCCCGTGCACAGCCCGCGCTTCTGGCCTCCGGGCGCTACTGGCTGGCGGAGACGGAGGGGGGGATCCTCGCCGCCGGCGGCTGGAGCCCGCGCGGCGCGGCAGAAGGCGAGATCCGCCATCTCGTGACCCGCGCCTCCCATGTGCGGCAGGGCATCGCCTCGGCGCTGCTTAGCCGCTCGATCGCGCAGGCTGCGGCCGAGGGCATCCTCCGCCTCCATTGCCTCGCCACGCGCACGGCCGTTCCCTTCTACGAGCGGATGGGCTTTCGCCGGCTGGGGGAAGTCTCGGTGCCGCTCGGCCCCGGCGTGGCCTTCCCGAGCGAACGGATGCTGCGCGCACCATGA
- a CDS encoding Bax inhibitor-1/YccA family protein — MADYQTVRSVGAGARAARIDEGLRAHMNKVYGLMSVGMLLTGGVAWAFGTSEQLFSLLRDPVTMSPNILGWIVMFAPLIMVFAFGAVLNRLSQAAAQLFFYAYAAVMGLSLSWIFVAFTGVSIAQTFLITAIAFASLSLFGYTTKKDLSGFGTFLIMGVVGLLVAMVVNIFLASSALAFAISVIGVLIFAGLTAYDTQNIKNTYLQHAHTGDAEWLGKAAIMGALQLYLDFINLFMFLLQFMGNRE, encoded by the coding sequence ATGGCTGACTATCAGACGGTGCGTTCGGTCGGCGCAGGCGCCCGGGCGGCCAGGATCGACGAGGGCCTGCGCGCCCACATGAACAAGGTCTACGGACTCATGTCGGTCGGGATGCTCCTTACCGGCGGCGTGGCCTGGGCCTTCGGCACCAGCGAGCAGCTGTTCTCGCTGCTGCGCGACCCGGTGACGATGAGCCCGAACATCCTGGGCTGGATCGTCATGTTCGCCCCGCTCATCATGGTCTTCGCCTTCGGCGCCGTGCTGAACCGGCTGAGCCAGGCGGCGGCGCAGCTGTTTTTCTATGCCTATGCGGCGGTGATGGGCCTGTCGCTGAGCTGGATCTTCGTGGCCTTCACCGGCGTCTCGATCGCGCAGACCTTCCTGATCACGGCGATCGCCTTCGCGAGCCTGTCGCTCTTCGGCTACACGACGAAGAAGGACCTCTCCGGCTTCGGCACCTTCCTCATCATGGGCGTGGTCGGCCTTCTGGTCGCGATGGTCGTGAACATCTTCCTCGCCTCGTCTGCGCTGGCCTTCGCGATCTCGGTGATCGGCGTGCTGATCTTTGCGGGCCTTACCGCCTATGACACGCAGAACATCAAGAACACCTACCTCCAGCACGCCCACACCGGCGATGCGGAGTGGCTGGGCAAGGCCGCCATCATGGGCGCGCTGCAGCTCTACCTCGACTTCATCAACCTCTTCATGTTCCTGCTGCAATTCATGGGCAACCGCGAGTAA